A segment of the Candidatus Pelagisphaera phototrophica genome:
GCAAAGGGAATCAATAAACTGCTTCTAGTCCCTCTCTACCCCCATTACGCCATGTCGAGTTATGAGACAGTCGTCGTTAGGGTCATGGAGGAAATCGCAGAGCAAATACCCGATATTGAAGTAGAGACGGTTCAACCCTTCTACAACGATCCAGACTACATCGAGGCGCTCTATCAATCTGCCAAACCCTACTTGGAAACCGAGTTTGACCATCTCTTGTTTTCCTACCACGGAATCCCCGCCCGTCACTTATCCAAAGCAGACTCTTCAAAAGGACACTGCCGGATCGTCAAAGACTGCTGCTCAACTTGCAGCCCTGCCCACGCAACTTGCTACAAAGCCCAAACCCTAGCGACCACCAACGCTTTCGTGGCTAGAGCGGGCCTCACGCCTGAACAGTACTCGGTCTCCTTCCAATCCAGACTGGGACGCGAACCCTGGCTAGAACCCTACACCGACTTTATCATCCCCCAGCTCGTGAAAACGGGGAAAAAACGAATACTTGTCATGACTCCCGCCTTTGTTTCGGACTGCCTCGAGACCCTCGAAGAGATAGCCATGGAGGGTAAAGAACAATTTCTGGAAGCTGGGGGTGAGTCGTTCATCGCCATCCCTTGCTTGAACGATCACCCTGCCTGGATTGACTTTCTGGCGAAACGGGCCAGAGCCTCCTCTACCGAATAGCGTAGGTTGTAAAGCGGGACTGGGCTAGCCCAGCCTACTACACAATGGAGTCTGCCACCCCTTGCCTACAGATACGACTGGACTGCGAGATCAATATTCTTCTCGCTAGCCACACGTCCTACATAGGTGAATACATAATCGTTTTCTTTCGCACCCCATTCAGATCTCAATTGAAAATCTCGTCGTTCAAGCTTATCGAGATCCGTGTTCACTCCCCTGGAAAGAGCTCTTGTATTCTTAAAGCCAAGGCTCTTCAGCTCGTTCGCCATCTGCTTGGTAGGTGCCAAAGTACAGCCACACGAATCATGGGCAATACGGAGAAACACCAAAATGAAATCACGAATCAACCCGATGTCGTAATGCCCCGTGTATTGGTGAAATTTCGTATGATACGTTGAGAAAGCGGGGATCCCCAAAATGCTAGCCGCCCACAAAGCAGTCAGACCTAGAGGACCTTCGGTAGCGACATGAATAATATCGGGAGGGTTGCGGCTCCATTCTCGCAGCAAGCGGTACGCGCTTGGCTGACCCATCCTCAATCCATCATACCCAGGCGATGGGATTCCCGCCACGAGGAGCTCGCTTAACCTACCCCCAAAAGATCGAGATGTTTACGTTCTCCCTTTTGATTCGGCCGTACTACTTGAACTTCGAATTCCTTGAGGCGCAACCCTTCCGCCAGGTGCCCCAATGTCATCAAAACCCCATTGAATTCGGGCGGAAAGGTTTCCGTCACGAGCACCAATTTCATTGGAAAAAGGAAATCTCGGAGGATCTACTGCGGGATCGGCGGCAATCCCAATGCAGCGGGATCGGGCCCTAGAACTTTTAACAGTTCCACTTCAAAAATAAGTGCCGAAGCCGGAGGGACACCAGGGTTTCCTTGTTCACCGTATCCGAGCTTGGCGGGTACGTACAGCTTCACCTTTCCCCCTTCACCGATCAACTGAAGCCCTTGGGTCCAACCTGGAATTACTGAATTCAAGACGAACTCCGAAGGCTCATTCCGCTGGTAAGAGCTGTCAAACTCAACCCCATCGAGAAAAGTACCCACATAGTGACAGCTCACCTTATCATTCTTCCCGGGCTTTCGATCACTTCCCTTTTCAATGATTTGAAAATAAAGACCCGTGGCAAGCGACTGGTAACCGGGTTGCCCGACAATGGAATCGAAAAACTCAAGCTCCTCTTCCCGGTTTCGTTTCATCTGGTCCTGCCGGACCATCTCTTCGCGCTCGGCAAAGTAGTTCTGCATCGGATCCAGAGACTTCGACAGATCTGTTGGAGGATCCTCGCGATTCACGTACCGTTTCATCCCTCTCGAAATGGCGTCTACTTCGGCATCCGTGATCTCAAGACCGCCTAGGTTAAACCTTTCCGAAAGGAGGAACCCCCAAGTCTCGAGAAGCTCCATCGAGGTGAATTCTGCAACCTCCTCCCGCAAAACCTCTTCAGGCGATTGACCTGTCAGACTAAAACTCGTGGAAAAGAATGCTAGGAAAGCGATTTGCTTCTTCATAAATGACGCGTTTTCAAAAAGATACCTCTCGTAAAGACGAATGGGCAGAAACCTTGTCAAGGAGCAGTACCCATACGTTGAAAAGCAAGAACTAGCGAAAAAAGGTGAATTGTAAACGACCAAAACTAAACGCGGCCACATGAGCAACGAAATCTTCTAGATCAGCGGCGCCGGCGTAATAACGACTGCCAAAGAGAGCAAGGGATCGAATTTACTCGAACTCACGATCACCTTTCGACTCAAGGATAAGGCAGAAATCGAGACCGCAAGAAGCCGACTGAAAAAGATCCATTTCAGCAAACGGAGCTCGCTTGCGCGCATTAGTCTGGAGATCATCGCAACCCGCCCCCAAAAGTGATTCGGGATCGTCTCATCCTCGACTGTGAGGCATTCCTATATGCCTCCTCGTCCCCTTGCACGCCATACTACAAAGAGCTGTTAAAGCCCGGGAGACATGGCGGATGCCAGCATGGATCGAGGACTATCTTCTGTTCTCTGAAGACCCAAACAGGATCATCGATTTCTACCAAAAGCGTTTGCAGGTACTGTAGCGAGAACAGGTTATAAGGTCCACTTACGAGGTCGCGATTGCTTCCAATATTACCGGCAGAATTGATGCCGGCATCTTTTCGTTGCATTCCCGTTTTTAGCGCTTTCTAAATCGTCTCTGAATGTCAGACCAATCCTCTCTCACCGTACTTGTCGTTGGCTCCGGCGGACGTGAACACACTCTCGTAAATGCTTGCGTAAACAGTCCGCTCGTAAAACGGACCCTCGCGGCGCCTGGGAACCCAGGTATGGCCGCGATTTGCGAATGCGAACCAGTCGCAGCTGACAACGTAGATGGGGTGGTCGGACTGGCAGAGAGTGAGAGCGTAGATTTTGTCATCGTCGGACCCGAGGTTCCGCTTTGCCTGGGGCTGGTCGACCGACTGAACGACAAGGGAATCCTAGCTTATGGCCCCAAAGCGGACGGCGCCCGATTTGAAGGCAGCAAGACCTACACCAAGGAGCTACTGCTCAAATACAAAATCCCAACTGGAGCCGCAGCCAATTTCACAGAATCCGAGGCCGCTATTCAATATCTAGATACCGCTAGCTTCCCTATTGTCATAAAGGCTGATGGGCTCGCAGCGGGTAAAGGTGTAGTCATCGCCGAGGATTTCGAAACTGCCAAAAAGGCTGTAGTCGACATGATTGACGGCGGCGCTTTTGGGGAAAGCGGTAAGTCAGTTCTTATCGAAGAGTGTCTTGTTGGTGAGGAAACATCAATCCACGCAATCGTATCCGGAAAAGACTACGTCATTCTACCTTCGAGCCAAGATCACAAGCAAGTTCACGAGGGTGACGTCGGCCCCAATACAGGGGGAATGGGCGCTTACTCTCCAGCCGATTTGATAGACGATGCGATGATGCAACGTATCGAAGCCGAAATCGTCAAGCCCAGTGTCGACGGGATTGCGGCTGAAGGGATAGACTTTCGCGGAACCCTTTTCATTGGTCTAATGATGACTGCTACTGGCCCCAAAGTGCTGGAGTATAACACCCGGTTTGGAGATCCTGAAACTCAAGTGTTGATCACTCGCCTGGAGACCGACCCAGTCAAAATCATGCTGGCGGCCGCAAAGGGCAAGCTGGGAGAGATCAACGTGAAAGTAAAAGACGAATACGCCATGGTTGTTGTCCTTGCCGCAGAGGGCTACCCCAATCGCTATCGGAAAGGCGACCCAATTTCTTTCCCGGATTCGATGGGAGACAACCAATTCATATTCCACGCGGGAACAAAGGCCGACGACGCTGGAAATATAGTTACAAACGGAGGCCGAGTTCTTGGAGTTACCGCTCTAGGAGCCAATCTTCCCGAGGCTCGCGACAAAGCCTACAAGCTATCCGATAGAGTTGACTACAAGTCCAAGTACTTGCGACGTGACATCGGAGCCAAAGAGCTAGCACGAACGGAATGATTCCTCCGCGAAGCGATTAGTACCTTATAAATCGGGATGCGGCAAACAGCCGCCACGATCGAGTGGCGAGACCTTACGGTTGCAGTTGGAACAGAAAGAATTCGTATTTTTTGACCGCACAAAATTTGTCCGCGTCAATCAATACTCTTTGCGACAGTGCTTTCTCGTACTTGCTGCGACCAAACCACTTAACAATCTTCCAGAGGAAAGGGTTCCGTTCGCGAAACTTCTCGGTCAAAATGTCCGCACCCAGCAAAATCTTTTCTGCCCAATCATCGGCAATTTCAAGGGTCTTGCGAATGTCCGGTGTTATATCCCTGCGAATGACAATTCCAAAGGCACTTTCTTCTGCCTTTTTCAGAAACTCATTATAGTCGTGCCCGCTCTTGGACAATTCACCCGCATTCTGATCTAGGACAAAATAGTCGCACACCATTAAATAGCCCTTTGGGTTCAAGGCCTGTTGAGCCACTTCAAATAACTTGTCCAGGGGAATATACTGGCAAGACTCACTCATAATAATGAGATCGTATCCACCTTCCAATTGCGAATCTTCGAATTTTGTGAAATGGAAGAGAGCTTCTACTTTTTCGGCAAAGACCTTTTTCTGATTGATGTCGGGTGAAAGCCCTTCGACCTCATACCCTTGAGCTTTCAAATGCAGGCAAAGTTCCCCCGTGCCACAACCGACATCAAGTACCCTGCGGGTTCCTTCAGGAATACTGTCGATCAGAAAATCTTCATAACGCTTCTGAGCTGCCTTGAGCGCTTCCATCGTCAGCTCGTCATCCGGCAACCACATTCCGTAATGGAGCCGCTCTAGGCCGAGGGCATCACGATAAAAGCGCAAGGCCCGATCATTTTTCGCTTTTTCAGTTGTTGGAGCTGAGGAACTCATAGTCGAGGGGTAAGGAAAACCGTTTTCGTTTGAGGTGATCGCAACCCAACTATCAGATAAAATATTGTAAAGAGAAAACGCTATCCCGCGATTCCTCGGTGTATACCCTTTTTCCAAGGCTCAACTGCAACATTACCGCTTGATTTCGACGCTCGGTCTTATTGCTATCGAGCCAAGAAATGGCAGAATCGAATTATACCGAATCGAGCATTAAATCCTTAAGCCCGCGTGAGCATATCCGGCTCAGGCCGGGAATGTACATCGGGAAACTGGGAAATGGAGCATCCGCTGACGATGGGATTTATGTTCTGCTGAAGGAAATCATCGACAACTCGATCGACGAGCATTCGAGCGGGCACGGAAAGCGAATCGACATAACGGTTGGCGATGAGGTAGTGGCGATCAGGGACTTTGGACGTGGAATCCCCCTCGGCAAAGTGGTAGACTGTGTTTCCAAGATCAATACAGGTGCCAAATACGATAGTGAAACTTTCCAAAAGAGCGTAGGACTGAACGGCGTCGGCACCAAAGCGGTCAATGCCTTGTCCAGCTATTTTCTCGCCGAGTCCTATCGGGACTCGAAAATGAAACAGGCGATCTTTTCCCAAGGCGAATTGGAATCCGAAAGTCGCCAAATCAAGACCGCCGATAAAGATGGCACCTACGTCGAGTTCACCCCCGACAAAGCGATATTCAAATCATTTGAGTATCATCTCGATTTCGTCGAGACAATGCTCTGGAACTACGCCTATCTGAACACGGGCTTGACCCTTTCCCTCAATGGAAAGACTTTTCGATCAGAGAACGGACTCAAGGATCTTCTCGAGAACAATCTCACCGGCGATATCCTTTATCCCATTATCCATCTCAAGGGAGAGGATATCGAGGTAGCCATGACGCATGGCACCCACTACGGCGAAGATTACTTTTCTTTCGTCAACGGGCAGCATACTACGATGGGAGGCACACACCAAGCCGCTTTCCGTGAAGCAATCGTCAAAACCATTCGAGAGTTCTTCAAAAAGGACTACGATGCTTCAGACATCCGGACATCGATCGTATCCTCGATATCGTTACGTGTGCAGGAACCCGTTTTCGAGAGCCAGACGAAGACCAAGTTAGGCTCCCAGAATATGGGTCCTAAGAGCCCAACGATTCGCAATTTCGTCAACAATTTCATTAAAAAGGAACTGGATCTCCATCTACACCAATTTCCAGAAACGGCTAAAGGGATTCAAGAAAAGATCGTAGCCAGCGAAAAGGAGCGGAAAGAACTTTCCGGGATTCGAAAGCTCGCCCGAGAAAAGGCCAAGAAGGTCAATCTTCACAACAAGAAGCTTCGGGACTGTCGGGCCCACTTTAACACCAAGCACAAACAGGCAAATGATTCGACCCTCTTTATTGTTGAGGGCGACTCTGCGGGGGGATCAATCACAAAGACGCGGGACGTCAATACTCAGGCAGTATTCAGTCTTAAAGGAAAACCGCTCAACGCCTTTGGACTAAGCAAAAAAATCGTCTATCAGAATGACGAGTTCAATTGCCTCCAAAGCGCTCTGGATATTGAAGATGGTCTCGATACCCTGCGTTACAACAAGGTTGTAATCGCCACGGATGCCGACGTTGATGGCATGCATATCCGTCTCCTGCTTCTCACCTTTTTTCTACAGTTCTTTCCCGACCTCGTCCGACAAGGGCACCTCTATATTCTTCAGACCCCCCTATTCCGAGTGCGAACTAAGAAGAAGACGGAATATTGCTATACTGAGGCACAAAAAAACCGTGCCGTGGAAAAGCTGGGGAAAGGGGTCGAGATTACTCGATTCAAAGGTCTTGGAGAAGCATCCCCAGAAGAATTCGCAACATTCATCGGCCCGAAGATCAAACTGGATCCCGTCACCATGAGTCAGCTCCACAACATTGACGAACTCCTCTCTTTTTACATGGGTAAGAACACTCCTGAGAGACAGGGATTCATAATAGAA
Coding sequences within it:
- the purD gene encoding phosphoribosylamine--glycine ligase, coding for MSDQSSLTVLVVGSGGREHTLVNACVNSPLVKRTLAAPGNPGMAAICECEPVAADNVDGVVGLAESESVDFVIVGPEVPLCLGLVDRLNDKGILAYGPKADGARFEGSKTYTKELLLKYKIPTGAAANFTESEAAIQYLDTASFPIVIKADGLAAGKGVVIAEDFETAKKAVVDMIDGGAFGESGKSVLIEECLVGEETSIHAIVSGKDYVILPSSQDHKQVHEGDVGPNTGGMGAYSPADLIDDAMMQRIEAEIVKPSVDGIAAEGIDFRGTLFIGLMMTATGPKVLEYNTRFGDPETQVLITRLETDPVKIMLAAAKGKLGEINVKVKDEYAMVVVLAAEGYPNRYRKGDPISFPDSMGDNQFIFHAGTKADDAGNIVTNGGRVLGVTALGANLPEARDKAYKLSDRVDYKSKYLRRDIGAKELARTE
- the hemH gene encoding ferrochelatase, which encodes MQKSAVLLVNLGSPDSTSVSDVRSYLREFLSDDRVLDAAKPIQQFVLNCFILPTRPKRSAEAYKKVWTDHGSPLIVTSKNVQALLQERIDDHVELAMRYGGPSIPSAISNLKAKGINKLLLVPLYPHYAMSSYETVVVRVMEEIAEQIPDIEVETVQPFYNDPDYIEALYQSAKPYLETEFDHLLFSYHGIPARHLSKADSSKGHCRIVKDCCSTCSPAHATCYKAQTLATTNAFVARAGLTPEQYSVSFQSRLGREPWLEPYTDFIIPQLVKTGKKRILVMTPAFVSDCLETLEEIAMEGKEQFLEAGGESFIAIPCLNDHPAWIDFLAKRARASSTE
- a CDS encoding DNA topoisomerase IV subunit B; its protein translation is MAESNYTESSIKSLSPREHIRLRPGMYIGKLGNGASADDGIYVLLKEIIDNSIDEHSSGHGKRIDITVGDEVVAIRDFGRGIPLGKVVDCVSKINTGAKYDSETFQKSVGLNGVGTKAVNALSSYFLAESYRDSKMKQAIFSQGELESESRQIKTADKDGTYVEFTPDKAIFKSFEYHLDFVETMLWNYAYLNTGLTLSLNGKTFRSENGLKDLLENNLTGDILYPIIHLKGEDIEVAMTHGTHYGEDYFSFVNGQHTTMGGTHQAAFREAIVKTIREFFKKDYDASDIRTSIVSSISLRVQEPVFESQTKTKLGSQNMGPKSPTIRNFVNNFIKKELDLHLHQFPETAKGIQEKIVASEKERKELSGIRKLAREKAKKVNLHNKKLRDCRAHFNTKHKQANDSTLFIVEGDSAGGSITKTRDVNTQAVFSLKGKPLNAFGLSKKIVYQNDEFNCLQSALDIEDGLDTLRYNKVVIATDADVDGMHIRLLLLTFFLQFFPDLVRQGHLYILQTPLFRVRTKKKTEYCYTEAQKNRAVEKLGKGVEITRFKGLGEASPEEFATFIGPKIKLDPVTMSQLHNIDELLSFYMGKNTPERQGFIIENLQVEKDLIEGTS
- a CDS encoding glycosyltransferase; this translates as MAGIPSPGYDGLRMGQPSAYRLLREWSRNPPDIIHVATEGPLGLTALWAASILGIPAFSTYHTKFHQYTGHYDIGLIRDFILVFLRIAHDSCGCTLAPTKQMANELKSLGFKNTRALSRGVNTDLDKLERRDFQLRSEWGAKENDYVFTYVGRVASEKNIDLAVQSYL
- a CDS encoding FKBP-type peptidyl-prolyl cis-trans isomerase, translating into MKKQIAFLAFFSTSFSLTGQSPEEVLREEVAEFTSMELLETWGFLLSERFNLGGLEITDAEVDAISRGMKRYVNREDPPTDLSKSLDPMQNYFAEREEMVRQDQMKRNREEELEFFDSIVGQPGYQSLATGLYFQIIEKGSDRKPGKNDKVSCHYVGTFLDGVEFDSSYQRNEPSEFVLNSVIPGWTQGLQLIGEGGKVKLYVPAKLGYGEQGNPGVPPASALIFEVELLKVLGPDPAALGLPPIPQ
- a CDS encoding class I SAM-dependent methyltransferase: MSSSAPTTEKAKNDRALRFYRDALGLERLHYGMWLPDDELTMEALKAAQKRYEDFLIDSIPEGTRRVLDVGCGTGELCLHLKAQGYEVEGLSPDINQKKVFAEKVEALFHFTKFEDSQLEGGYDLIIMSESCQYIPLDKLFEVAQQALNPKGYLMVCDYFVLDQNAGELSKSGHDYNEFLKKAEESAFGIVIRRDITPDIRKTLEIADDWAEKILLGADILTEKFRERNPFLWKIVKWFGRSKYEKALSQRVLIDADKFCAVKKYEFFLFQLQP